A genome region from Cucumis sativus cultivar 9930 chromosome 4, Cucumber_9930_V3, whole genome shotgun sequence includes the following:
- the LOC101209408 gene encoding dephospho-CoA kinase: protein MRIVGLTGGISSGKSTVSNLFKAHDIPIVDADLIARDVVEKGTGGWKKVVSAFGEDILLSNGEIDRRKLGQIVFADPAKRKLLNQLLAPYISSGILWKIVKLWMKGYKVIVLDIPLLFEAKMDRWTKPTIVVWVDSETQLQRLVARDGQSEDDARNRINAQMALDLKRDKADIVIDNTGSLDDLNQRFREVLSEVTKPLSWTEFMLSRQGALTTLVVVIISAITCRKFYKSGV, encoded by the exons ATGAGAATTGTAGGTCTGACAGGTGGGATTTCATCGGGGAAGAGCACTGTGTCCAACCTCTTCAAGGCCCATGACATTCCTATAGTTGATGCTGACCTCATAGCTCGT GATGTGGTTGAGAAAGGAACTGGTGGCTGGAAAAAGGTTGTTTCAGCTTTCGGGGAGGACATTTTACTATCTAATGGTGAAATTGATAGGCGAAAACTGGGCCAAATTGTTTTTGCTGATCCTGCAAAGCGGAAACTTTTAAATCA ATTATTAGCTCCATACATATCCTCTGGAATCTTATGGAAGATAGTGAAGTTATGGATGAAAGGTTACAAGGTTATAGTGCTTGATATCCCTTTACTATTTGAAGCCAAGATGGACAGATGGACAAAACCAACAATTGTTGTATGGGTGGATTCTGAAACACAGCTTCAACGACTTGTTGCTAGAGATGGACAAAGTGAAGACGATGCTCGGAACAGAATAAATGCTCAAATGGCATTGGATCTTAAAAGGGATAAAGCAGACATTGTAATCGACAACACTGGATCTCTCGATGACTTGAACCAACGGTTTCGGGAAGTGTTATCCGAGGTGACAAAACCCTTGTCCTGGACCGAGTTTATGCTTTCCAGACAAGGAGCATTGACAACTCTGGTGGTTGTCATCATCAGTGCTATCACTTGcagaaaattttacaaaagtgGAGTTTAG